The nucleotide sequence ACAACTAATATTGTCACTGATGATGCAAGTCCATCGAGTCCATCTGTAAGATTTACAGCATTGGTAACTGCCACAAAATAAAACACAACAGCTGCCATATAAACTATAGGTGGAAGCGTCCATGTTATTTTTAGAAAAGGAATAAAAGTATCACTTCCAAAACGTATATAAGCATAATATGAAATAGCTGCAGAAACTATAATTTGAAGAAGAAACTTTTGCTTCGAAGTAAGTCCTTCATTCTTTTTATGAAGAATTTTAAGAGAATCATCTATAAGTCCTATCATAGCAAATGAAAAAAAGCATACAAATGCAAATACAGCGTTACTATTAAGGTTTTTTCTCATTATAATCATTGCTATAATAGCTGTAGTTATAAATATAATTCCCCCCATAGTTGGAGTTCCAGCTTTTTTCATATGATTTTTGGGACCATCTTCACGTATTGGCTGACCAAACTTTAATTTGTGTAATATTGGAATAAATAATGGTCCTTGAAGTATTGAAAATAGAAACGAAATTAGTACTGAATAAATGATAACTCCCATTTTATATCTCCTTATCTAGTTCTTTAAGTTTTGTAACTATATTTTCAAATTTCATAAGCCTAGATGCTTTTATAAGGAATATATCTCCTTTTCGTATATCTGTTTTCACAAATTTTAAAAGCTCTTCATTTGTTTCAAACTCACTAAAGTTTTCTTTATCTTTATATCCATCTAGATAAGCTTTACTAAACTCTCCAACTACTAAAAGTTCATCTATATTATTTTCTTTTGCATAAGCTCCAACTTCTTTATGAGATTCATAAGACTTTTCTCCAAGTTCTCTCATTGTACCAAGCACTGCTATTCTTCTATTTCCCTTAAGATTCTTTGTTACATCAATAGCCGCTATCATAGAATCAGGACTTGCATTATAAGAATCATCTACAATTACT is from Clostridium acetobutylicum ATCC 824 and encodes:
- the mraY gene encoding phospho-N-acetylmuramoyl-pentapeptide-transferase is translated as MGVIIYSVLISFLFSILQGPLFIPILHKLKFGQPIREDGPKNHMKKAGTPTMGGIIFITTAIIAMIIMRKNLNSNAVFAFVCFFSFAMIGLIDDSLKILHKKNEGLTSKQKFLLQIIVSAAISYYAYIRFGSDTFIPFLKITWTLPPIVYMAAVVFYFVAVTNAVNLTDGLDGLASSVTILVVTFFTVVSFSWHQYELSVFCGIIVGILLGFLKYNSYPAQIFMGDTGSIGLGGAVAAIALVLKLPLLVIIVGGIYVIEVLSDIIQVSYFKLTGKRVFKMAPIHHHFEKLGWHETKVVSVFSIVTVILCLIAFLSLI